The following coding sequences are from one Deltaproteobacteria bacterium window:
- the hisI gene encoding phosphoribosyl-AMP cyclohydrolase gives MNQPQTPDFAKGGGILPVIAQDHETGEVLMLAYMNKEAWEKTIETGKVHYWSRSRQKLWLKGETSGHVQTVRAIYLDCDGDAILVKVEQAGGAACHTGYRSCFHRRLVKDTFVVVGDPVFDPREIYKK, from the coding sequence ATGAATCAGCCTCAAACCCCCGATTTTGCCAAAGGCGGCGGAATCCTCCCTGTTATCGCCCAGGATCACGAGACAGGCGAGGTGCTCATGCTCGCCTACATGAACAAGGAGGCCTGGGAAAAGACCATCGAGACCGGAAAGGTCCACTACTGGAGCAGGTCCCGGCAAAAGCTTTGGCTCAAGGGCGAGACCTCCGGTCATGTCCAGACGGTACGAGCCATCTATCTCGACTGTGACGGGGATGCAATCCTCGTGAAGGTCGAGCAGGCAGGAGGAGCGGCTTGCCACACGGGATACCGTAGCTGTTTTCACCGTAGGCTTGTGAAGGACACCTTTGTAGTCGTCGGGGATCCTGTCTTCGATCCGCGGGAGATATACAAGAAATGA
- the hisG gene encoding ATP phosphoribosyltransferase: MNKLKLGIPKGSLEKATIELFAKSGWRIDVHSRSYFPDIDDPEITCSICRAQEMSRYVEQGTLDVGITGKDWILENDSDVVVVCDLVYSKVSKRPARWVLAVPAGSPYRSARDLAGKKIATELVNFTRRYFDALGVDVTVEFSWGATEAKVVSGLADAIVEVTETGSTIRAHGLVIIEDLMESNPRLIANKTAWEDPWKREKIDQIAMLLQGALRADKLVGLKMNVPTDKLQAVVEHLPSLNAPTVSPLYDSKWCSVETIVEEAVVREIVPRIKAAGAEGIVEYPLNKVL; encoded by the coding sequence ATGAACAAGTTGAAACTGGGGATTCCCAAGGGAAGCCTCGAAAAGGCCACCATAGAGCTCTTTGCCAAGTCAGGTTGGCGGATTGACGTCCATTCCCGTAGCTATTTTCCGGATATCGACGACCCTGAGATCACGTGCAGTATCTGCCGTGCCCAGGAGATGTCCCGGTATGTGGAACAGGGCACCCTTGACGTGGGGATCACTGGAAAGGACTGGATCCTTGAAAACGACTCGGATGTGGTCGTGGTCTGCGATCTTGTTTATTCGAAGGTGAGCAAGCGACCCGCCCGGTGGGTCCTTGCCGTGCCTGCTGGCTCCCCTTATCGGAGCGCAAGGGACCTGGCAGGGAAAAAGATCGCCACTGAGCTCGTGAATTTCACCCGCCGCTACTTCGATGCCTTAGGGGTGGATGTGACGGTCGAGTTCTCGTGGGGTGCGACCGAGGCCAAGGTCGTCTCTGGGCTCGCGGATGCCATCGTGGAGGTGACTGAGACCGGAAGCACCATTCGCGCCCATGGGCTTGTCATCATAGAGGACCTCATGGAGTCCAATCCCCGGCTCATTGCCAACAAAACGGCATGGGAGGACCCCTGGAAGCGTGAGAAGATCGACCAGATCGCCATGCTCCTGCAGGGTGCGCTCCGGGCCGACAAGCTGGTGGGGCTCAAGATGAACGTCCCGACCGATAAGCTCCAAGCGGTCGTGGAGCACCTTCCCAGTCTCAACGCCCCTACTGTCTCTCCGCTTTATGACTCGAAATGGTGCTCAGTTGAGACGATCGTCGAAGAGGCTGTAGTTCGGGAGATCGTACCTCGCATAAAGGCTGCAGGGGCCGAGGGGATCGTTGAGTACCCCCTGAACAAGGTACTTTGA
- a CDS encoding divalent-cation tolerance protein CutA — translation MGNTVIIQVVTVTGTREEADRIASVLVERRLAACVQVSGPITSTYRWKGKVETAEEWRCSIKTLARNYQAVEEAIRELHSYELPEIQAFPVMHVLPAFAEWIMESVSLDTSGGGK, via the coding sequence ATGGGAAATACCGTGATCATCCAGGTCGTCACTGTTACAGGAACTCGGGAGGAGGCGGACAGGATCGCCTCTGTCTTGGTGGAAAGGAGGCTTGCTGCCTGCGTACAGGTCAGTGGACCCATCACGAGCACCTACCGATGGAAGGGTAAGGTGGAGACAGCCGAGGAGTGGCGCTGTTCCATCAAGACCCTGGCGAGGAACTACCAGGCTGTGGAGGAGGCCATTCGAGAGCTCCATTCCTATGAGCTTCCCGAGATCCAGGCCTTCCCTGTGATGCACGTCCTCCCGGCCTTTGCTGAGTGGATTATGGAGTCCGTTTCCCTTGACACCTCTGGAGGGGGTAAGTAA
- the yihA gene encoding ribosome biogenesis GTP-binding protein YihA/YsxC produces the protein MQVKSASYVTSAFSTRQFPEWTFPEIAFAGRSNVGKSSLMNALMGRSGLVKVSSRPGFTQSINFFLVNDAFSFVDLPGYGFAKVSEGIRESWKVLIETYIEKRANLRGVVAIFDIRRTPDGLDRGLIDYLTAAGRRVWIVLNKADKISQPKRCAIKKIVLEALGAQEGFLVSARTGLGIHCLLDALTQALISS, from the coding sequence GTGCAAGTAAAGAGTGCAAGCTATGTGACGAGTGCCTTCAGCACCCGTCAGTTTCCGGAATGGACCTTTCCGGAGATCGCATTTGCTGGACGCTCGAACGTAGGCAAATCCTCGCTCATGAACGCGCTCATGGGCCGATCCGGGCTTGTTAAGGTGAGTTCGAGGCCGGGGTTCACCCAATCGATCAATTTTTTTCTCGTAAATGATGCCTTTTCCTTCGTGGATCTACCCGGCTATGGTTTTGCAAAGGTCTCCGAGGGCATCCGCGAATCCTGGAAAGTGCTCATCGAGACCTACATAGAAAAAAGGGCCAATCTCCGCGGGGTCGTGGCCATCTTCGACATCAGGCGCACTCCGGACGGACTGGATCGCGGCCTTATCGACTATCTGACAGCGGCGGGCCGCCGAGTCTGGATTGTTCTCAACAAGGCAGACAAAATTTCTCAGCCGAAGAGGTGTGCGATCAAAAAAATCGTTCTGGAAGCCCTGGGAGCACAGGAAGGGTTTCTTGTCTCCGCACGGACAGGACTCGGAATCCATTGCCTTCTTGATGCCCTTACACAGGCCCTGATATCTTCCTGA